The Euphorbia lathyris chromosome 3, ddEupLath1.1, whole genome shotgun sequence genome contains a region encoding:
- the LOC136223283 gene encoding uncharacterized protein: MATSRNKSTATYLCPCRKSSPLISPSHSSSALASSTAASFTSRSSSSTASFLPRATSPTRVNMYNNIYRHNNTQSSPSVRLSIDRSISPNRSLSMRRQTSPASAMTSQKRSCACSPTTHPGSFRCAFHKALMRNSRKDNRSGSSQSASYHSSSRLNFRRSAMTNSLVRIGGVEGELVKRALSALIRPSSHHLRRQAAFEPRPSRLSVMSKAEEEES, from the coding sequence ATGGCGACCTCAAGAAACAAATCAACCGCAACATATCTCTGCCCCTGTCGCAAATCTTCGCCTCTCATCTCTCCGTCGCATTCCTCATCGGCGTTGGCTTCGTCAACGGCTGCCAGTTTCACATCTCGATCCTCTTCTTCCACCGCTTCTTTTTTACCACGCGCTACCTCTCCCACGCGCGTTAACATGTACAACAACATCTATCGCCACAACAACACCCAATCTTCGCCGTCTGTCAGATTATCGATCGATCGCTCAATCTCTCCTAATCGGTCCCTGTCGATGAGGCGGCAGACTTCTCCTGCCAGTGCGATGACCAGTCAGAAGAGGAGTTGCGCTTGTTCGCCTACGACGCACCCTGGCTCTTTCCGGTGCGCTTTCCACAAGGCATTGATGAGAAACAGCCGGAAAGATAATCGCAGTGGCAGTTCTCAATCGGCGTCGTATCACTCCAGTAGTAGATTGAACTTCAGGCGTTCGGCGATGACGAATTCGCTTGTGAGAATCGGAGGTGTGGAGGGGGAATTAGTGAAGAGAGCATTATCGGCTCTGATTCGGCCTTCTTCGCACCATCTACGTCGCCAAGCCGCTTTCGAGCCGAGACCAAGCCGGCTTTCCGTCATGTCTAAGGCCGAAGAGGAAGAATCGTAA